One segment of Capnocytophaga sp. oral taxon 878 DNA contains the following:
- a CDS encoding gliding motility-associated C-terminal domain-containing protein, with protein MKVKSYFIHSFLTVLACVAMLSSGYAQTQGRLSAAKLGFQGYACPRATFNSFTLSISWTPPFANADNKFIVELSDSNGEFGANPTVLQTVSNKNFTSTVPVSFSFPNNTQGKKYKIRVRSTSPAQEKIATWEIDNGGGNKQTGEEIEVYYQAISSRITVAPTNVTLCPGHTQEVKVVPSTNNPKPDNYKYKWFKQKPAGSTGSDELLAEDAAPTFTVSEGGVYYAVVDYGTKCSGSTNARSANITVVMSGNQTVTLSSSATAVCTNENITLTATPPISGSKYYWYRGTTKLGETDVNTYTVLAPDNLAGEYYVQVGSGGNCDVKSNKVKITRSDNITASISTTGGNVLMPGKTRVFTASTTAQAPTYKWFKDGNEISGETGATYTANAAGKYKVEVTQGGSCAATVTSPEHELTQPDNFKVSIKTKSAYEDCVYDRITLTVDKITAQVGSNELIVDPSDYSFFTFQWQANTTGTYANVGTNTHEITLDKALDNGKYQLNTTAPNYGAIPTSNEISVLLKDTNALRINGGTTELEYCEGSVTLTITTGANASSTYTWYKDNVQIAKGVGLTSYNTDTSGVFHVSVDANNGGCPATSSSIVVKKNTVVARWVEDIKSKEIFFVGKTNVLQVSTNIETPTIEWTKNGIVLTGETGRSLNITTAPTSVDIYQAKVTDMGTCGKTITLPPVYFETIADIQSLKVGTLAVSAADCETRSATTLELQRIVVKLSSTGEEVEVKKADFRYFSLQWTKDGNDLIGETDSKLVVSREGNSDSAKYAVRVIYNTTIIKVSDPKVIAFTPIPDFEISTSEGTKGTAFLCTGGTITLTVAADSFDPTSSVADSFSYRWYKVTSANYHNDTFLNSELPTVVINEIGEYYLEINNGGCPKRAHIKIENYRTGQLKIVQITTAGTKGREITQHSSARERKIDVNVGQQLVAEGGNNFVWVKPDGTSFYGNTLNITSKDMMGAYTLKEESCASAGTNELPFELNVFEVKAIPNIVTPNGDGINDTWLIPDEYCKAGVRVTIYSQEGKEIFSTTNYQNNWPDVNAYKELGKRSLFFIYVIEGDGVEKQKGVVTLLK; from the coding sequence ATGAAAGTAAAAAGTTATTTTATTCATAGTTTTCTCACGGTATTGGCCTGTGTAGCAATGCTTAGCAGTGGATATGCCCAAACACAAGGGAGGCTATCGGCGGCTAAGTTAGGCTTCCAAGGCTATGCTTGTCCGCGTGCCACTTTTAATAGTTTTACTTTGTCTATTTCGTGGACGCCACCTTTTGCGAATGCAGATAACAAATTCATTGTAGAATTATCGGATTCAAATGGTGAGTTTGGTGCGAATCCTACAGTATTGCAAACAGTTAGCAATAAGAATTTCACTAGTACTGTGCCAGTAAGTTTTAGTTTTCCAAACAATACACAAGGCAAAAAGTACAAAATACGTGTGCGTAGTACAAGTCCGGCGCAAGAGAAAATAGCGACTTGGGAAATAGATAACGGAGGCGGCAATAAGCAAACAGGTGAAGAGATAGAGGTTTATTATCAGGCAATTAGTTCACGTATTACAGTAGCTCCTACTAATGTAACACTTTGTCCTGGACATACACAAGAAGTGAAGGTAGTGCCATCGACTAATAACCCTAAGCCAGATAATTACAAATATAAATGGTTCAAACAAAAACCAGCAGGCTCGACAGGAAGTGATGAGCTGTTGGCAGAAGATGCTGCGCCTACTTTTACGGTAAGTGAAGGAGGAGTATATTATGCAGTTGTAGATTATGGTACTAAATGTTCGGGCTCAACTAATGCACGTTCAGCTAATATTACCGTAGTAATGTCGGGTAACCAAACGGTTACTTTAAGTAGTTCGGCTACGGCAGTTTGTACTAATGAGAATATAACCCTTACAGCTACGCCTCCTATATCGGGCAGTAAATATTATTGGTATAGAGGAACAACCAAGTTAGGAGAAACAGATGTAAATACTTATACAGTTTTGGCCCCTGACAACTTGGCTGGTGAATATTATGTGCAAGTGGGTAGTGGAGGTAATTGTGATGTAAAATCAAATAAGGTAAAAATAACCCGATCAGATAATATAACTGCAAGTATAAGCACTACAGGAGGTAATGTGTTAATGCCAGGGAAAACACGTGTTTTCACGGCAAGTACTACAGCCCAAGCTCCTACTTATAAATGGTTTAAAGATGGTAATGAGATAAGCGGAGAGACAGGAGCAACTTATACGGCTAATGCAGCAGGTAAGTATAAAGTAGAAGTAACACAAGGAGGTAGCTGTGCAGCTACAGTTACTTCACCTGAACACGAACTTACGCAGCCAGATAACTTCAAGGTGAGTATTAAAACTAAGAGTGCTTATGAAGACTGTGTTTATGACAGAATAACTCTTACAGTAGATAAAATTACTGCTCAGGTAGGGAGTAATGAACTAATAGTAGACCCTTCGGACTACTCGTTCTTTACTTTCCAATGGCAGGCAAACACTACAGGAACCTATGCTAATGTAGGTACTAATACTCACGAGATTACTCTTGATAAAGCTCTTGATAATGGTAAATATCAATTAAATACTACGGCTCCTAACTATGGTGCTATACCAACATCTAATGAAATAAGTGTTTTGTTGAAAGATACTAATGCATTACGCATTAATGGAGGAACAACAGAATTAGAATACTGTGAAGGCTCGGTTACTCTTACTATAACTACGGGAGCTAATGCCTCATCGACCTATACTTGGTATAAGGATAATGTGCAAATAGCAAAAGGAGTGGGACTTACTAGTTATAATACAGATACATCGGGGGTATTTCACGTAAGTGTAGATGCTAACAATGGTGGTTGCCCAGCAACTTCAAGTTCGATAGTGGTTAAAAAAAACACTGTAGTAGCGCGCTGGGTGGAAGATATTAAGAGTAAGGAAATATTTTTTGTAGGGAAAACTAATGTGTTGCAAGTATCTACTAATATCGAGACACCTACTATTGAATGGACAAAGAATGGCATTGTACTTACTGGTGAGACTGGTAGGAGCCTTAATATTACTACAGCACCTACTTCGGTGGATATTTATCAGGCAAAAGTTACTGATATGGGTACTTGTGGAAAAACTATTACCCTTCCACCTGTCTATTTTGAAACAATAGCTGATATACAGAGCTTGAAAGTAGGTACTTTAGCTGTATCGGCAGCTGATTGTGAAACACGTTCGGCAACTACACTTGAATTGCAACGTATTGTAGTAAAACTAAGCAGTACAGGTGAAGAAGTAGAAGTTAAGAAAGCTGATTTCCGTTACTTTAGTTTGCAATGGACAAAAGATGGTAATGACTTAATAGGCGAAACAGATTCCAAGTTGGTAGTATCACGTGAAGGGAATTCTGACTCGGCTAAATATGCTGTGCGAGTAATATATAACACGACTATTATTAAGGTATCTGACCCTAAAGTGATAGCTTTCACTCCAATTCCTGATTTTGAAATATCAACCAGTGAAGGTACTAAAGGTACTGCCTTTTTATGTACAGGAGGTACTATTACTCTGACAGTAGCTGCTGATAGCTTTGACCCTACCTCATCGGTAGCAGATAGTTTTTCATATCGTTGGTACAAAGTAACTAGTGCAAACTACCATAATGATACCTTTTTAAATAGTGAATTACCTACAGTGGTAATTAACGAAATAGGTGAGTACTATTTAGAGATTAACAATGGAGGTTGCCCTAAACGCGCTCATATAAAGATAGAGAACTATCGTACTGGACAGTTAAAAATAGTACAGATTACAACAGCAGGTACAAAAGGTAGAGAGATAACCCAACATAGTTCGGCACGTGAGCGAAAGATTGATGTGAATGTAGGTCAGCAGTTGGTAGCTGAGGGAGGTAATAACTTTGTATGGGTTAAGCCAGATGGTACCTCATTCTATGGTAATACATTAAATATTACTTCAAAAGATATGATGGGTGCTTACACTCTGAAAGAAGAATCATGTGCATCCGCAGGTACTAATGAGTTGCCTTTTGAGCTTAATGTATTCGAGGTAAAAGCTATTCCTAATATTGTAACTCCTAATGGAGATGGTATTAATGACACTTGGTTAATACCTGATGAGTATTGCAAAGCTGGTGTGAGGGTAACTATCTATTCGCAAGAAGGGAAAGAAATATTTTCGACCACTAATTACCAAAATAACTGGCCAGATGTTAATGCTTATAAAGAGTTAGGCAAACGTTCATTGTTCTTCATTTATGTAATTGAAGGCGATGGAGTAGAAAAGCAGAAAGGAGTAGTTACCTTACTAAAATAG
- the lnt gene encoding apolipoprotein N-acyltransferase, translated as MKKLVLLSILSGALLAGSWVTYGFAALIFIALVPLLLVEAKIRQDYKHTKRKVFVLSYLAFLVWNIPTTWWIWYSTEVGAVFAILANTLLMSITFLLYHIVAKRMQRKVALIFLAVIWISFEKFHLTWDVSWPWLNLGNVFSEQVTWIQWYEYTGTFGGTLWVWIVNIVAFLAVDSYLKTKNRKLLAQKVGVMMLLVAVPITISYFIYANYTEKGKKTVTAIVLQPNIDPYDAKYALTNTQVADLLVELSAKKMDKDVNFIITPETVFADNIKLHELSEKIEIQQLRAFTARYPQLNWVVGTAMIDFVTDKALTTSQSNYLPKYGIWYNDYNSAFLLNGETQELPLYHKSKLVVAVENFPYQQILKPILGETLINLGGTVALKTTQAERTAFAGVHTEGKAAPIICYESIYGEFVTDYIKKGANFLAVLTNDAWWRNTQGHKQLLSYTRLRAIETRRSVARSANTGISGFINSRGDVLETLPYDTQGSLKGTIALNEEITFYVAMGDYIARISYFLSFFIFLYAVLRKRNSF; from the coding sequence TTGAAAAAATTAGTACTTCTTTCAATATTATCAGGCGCATTATTGGCAGGATCGTGGGTGACCTACGGATTTGCAGCGCTGATATTTATAGCCTTAGTGCCCTTATTACTGGTAGAGGCAAAGATTAGGCAAGACTATAAGCATACTAAGCGCAAGGTATTCGTCCTTAGTTATTTAGCTTTTTTGGTATGGAATATTCCTACAACTTGGTGGATATGGTATTCGACCGAAGTGGGGGCTGTATTTGCCATACTTGCTAATACCTTGCTGATGAGTATTACCTTCCTTCTATATCACATAGTGGCCAAAAGGATGCAGCGCAAAGTGGCTCTCATCTTCTTGGCAGTGATATGGATTTCATTTGAGAAGTTTCACCTTACATGGGATGTATCGTGGCCTTGGCTGAACCTTGGTAATGTGTTCTCGGAGCAAGTTACGTGGATACAATGGTATGAGTATACGGGGACTTTTGGCGGTACTTTGTGGGTTTGGATAGTGAATATTGTTGCTTTTTTGGCTGTAGATAGCTATCTGAAGACTAAAAACAGGAAGCTATTGGCGCAAAAAGTAGGCGTAATGATGCTTTTGGTGGCTGTTCCTATTACTATTTCTTATTTTATATACGCTAACTATACTGAAAAGGGCAAGAAGACTGTAACTGCTATCGTTTTGCAGCCTAATATCGACCCTTATGATGCTAAATATGCCCTTACCAATACTCAAGTTGCAGACTTGTTGGTAGAACTTTCGGCAAAAAAGATGGATAAGGATGTAAACTTTATCATTACACCAGAGACTGTTTTTGCTGATAATATCAAACTACACGAGTTGTCGGAAAAGATAGAAATACAGCAGTTACGCGCTTTTACGGCTCGGTATCCGCAGTTGAATTGGGTAGTAGGTACGGCAATGATTGATTTTGTGACAGATAAAGCACTCACGACTTCGCAGAGTAATTATCTGCCCAAGTACGGGATATGGTATAACGATTACAATTCGGCATTTTTGCTAAATGGAGAGACACAGGAGCTTCCCTTATACCATAAAAGCAAGCTGGTAGTAGCGGTAGAGAATTTTCCTTATCAGCAAATATTAAAACCTATTTTGGGAGAAACGCTTATCAACTTAGGAGGGACAGTAGCCCTTAAAACGACTCAGGCAGAAAGGACTGCTTTTGCGGGAGTACATACCGAAGGGAAAGCGGCGCCTATTATTTGTTACGAAAGTATTTATGGGGAGTTTGTGACTGATTACATAAAGAAAGGAGCGAACTTTTTGGCGGTACTTACCAATGATGCTTGGTGGCGTAATACCCAAGGACACAAGCAGTTACTTAGTTATACGCGTTTGCGTGCTATAGAAACCCGTAGGAGTGTAGCCCGCAGTGCCAATACGGGTATTTCAGGCTTTATTAATAGTAGAGGAGATGTGCTAGAAACATTGCCATACGACACGCAAGGCAGCTTAAAAGGTACTATTGCGCTGAACGAAGAGATTACCTTTTATGTGGCAATGGGAGATTATATAGCCCGCATTAGTTATTTTTTGAGTTTTTTTATCTTCTTATATGCAGTATTGCGCAAACGTAATAGTTTTTAG
- the uvrB gene encoding excinuclease ABC subunit UvrB: MKFNIVSDFAPTGDQPEAIKQLVKGIERDEKYQVLLGVTGSGKTFTIANVVEKIQRPTLVLAHNKTLAAQLYSEFKAFFPNNAVEYFVSYYDYYQPEAYIPTTGTYIEKDLSINDEIEKLRLSTTSALLSGRRDVLVVASVSCLYGIGNPIEFQKNVISIKQGDVLPRTKLMHRLVQSLYARTTADFKHGNFRIKGDVLDVFPGYDDNAFRIHFFGDEIEEIEQFDPMTNRILDHYETLNIYPANMFVTSPDILQKAIWNIQQDLVKQVEFFEASGKGLEAKRLKERTEFDLEMIRELGYCSGIENYSRYLDGREAGTRPFCLIDYFPDDFLMVIDESHVTVSQVHAMYGGDRSRKENLVEYGFRLPAAMDNRPLKFEEFEALQNQVIYVSATPADYELQQTGGAYVEQVIRPTGLLDPEIEVRPSNNQIDDLVEEIHLRVEKDERVLVTTLTKRMAEELSKYLARIGVRCRYIHSDVDTLERVEIMQDLRKGLFDVLIGVNLLREGLDLPEVSLVAILDADKEGFLRSTRSLIQTVGRAARNVNGKAIMYADKITDSMQRTIDDTNYRREKQMNYNKAHNIEPKPLQKKIENSLAKSVISEVHYDPTFANRQAAEEEAKYYTDEQIQKEIQRYKKLMTEAATSLDFEKAASYRNELRKWEGLLGRS, from the coding sequence ATGAAATTCAATATAGTTTCGGATTTTGCGCCTACGGGCGATCAGCCAGAGGCAATAAAGCAGCTGGTAAAGGGTATTGAACGTGATGAGAAATACCAAGTATTACTGGGTGTTACGGGCTCGGGGAAGACTTTTACTATTGCTAATGTGGTGGAAAAGATTCAGCGTCCGACGCTTGTATTGGCACATAATAAAACTCTTGCGGCGCAGCTGTATTCGGAGTTTAAGGCTTTTTTCCCAAATAATGCTGTGGAATACTTTGTATCGTACTATGATTACTACCAACCGGAGGCTTATATTCCTACAACGGGTACGTATATTGAGAAAGACCTTTCGATAAATGATGAGATAGAAAAGCTGCGGCTGAGTACCACTTCGGCATTGCTTTCGGGGCGTAGGGATGTGCTGGTGGTTGCCTCGGTATCGTGCCTTTACGGTATTGGGAACCCTATTGAGTTTCAGAAAAACGTAATTAGCATTAAGCAAGGGGATGTGCTACCGCGTACTAAACTGATGCACAGGCTAGTGCAGAGTCTTTACGCTCGTACTACGGCTGACTTTAAACACGGTAACTTCAGGATAAAAGGAGATGTATTAGATGTGTTCCCGGGGTATGATGACAATGCTTTTCGGATTCATTTTTTTGGTGATGAAATTGAAGAGATAGAGCAGTTTGACCCTATGACAAACAGGATATTAGACCACTATGAGACGCTTAATATTTACCCTGCTAATATGTTTGTTACATCGCCAGATATATTGCAAAAAGCGATATGGAACATACAACAAGACTTGGTGAAGCAGGTAGAGTTTTTTGAGGCTTCGGGTAAGGGGCTTGAGGCTAAGCGGCTGAAAGAGCGCACGGAATTTGACTTGGAGATGATACGAGAACTGGGTTACTGCTCGGGTATTGAGAACTACTCACGCTATTTGGACGGTAGAGAAGCCGGTACGCGTCCGTTCTGCCTTATAGATTATTTTCCTGATGATTTTTTGATGGTGATAGATGAGAGCCACGTAACGGTATCGCAGGTGCATGCTATGTACGGAGGAGACCGCAGTAGGAAAGAGAACCTTGTGGAATACGGATTTAGGTTACCTGCGGCTATGGATAACCGTCCGCTGAAATTTGAAGAGTTTGAGGCGCTGCAAAACCAAGTGATTTACGTGAGTGCTACGCCGGCAGATTACGAGCTACAACAGACAGGAGGAGCTTATGTGGAGCAAGTGATACGCCCTACGGGCTTATTAGACCCAGAAATAGAGGTGCGCCCAAGCAATAACCAGATAGATGACTTGGTGGAAGAGATCCATCTAAGGGTAGAGAAAGATGAGCGGGTGCTAGTGACAACCCTTACCAAGCGGATGGCAGAGGAGCTAAGTAAATATCTTGCGCGCATAGGGGTGCGATGCCGCTATATTCACAGTGATGTAGATACCTTGGAGCGAGTGGAGATTATGCAAGACCTGCGCAAAGGGCTTTTTGATGTGCTTATAGGGGTGAACCTTCTGCGTGAGGGGTTGGACTTGCCAGAGGTATCACTTGTGGCGATTTTGGATGCTGATAAGGAAGGTTTCTTACGTTCGACACGTTCGCTAATCCAAACGGTGGGACGTGCCGCGCGTAACGTGAACGGGAAAGCGATAATGTATGCCGACAAGATAACCGATAGTATGCAGCGTACCATAGACGATACGAACTACCGGAGAGAAAAACAAATGAACTACAACAAGGCTCATAACATAGAGCCTAAACCGCTACAAAAGAAGATAGAGAATAGTTTGGCTAAAAGTGTGATAAGTGAGGTGCATTACGACCCTACTTTTGCTAATAGACAGGCGGCAGAGGAAGAGGCTAAGTACTACACTGATGAACAGATACAAAAAGAGATACAACGCTATAAAAAACTAATGACTGAGGCCGCTACAAGTCTTGATTTTGAGAAGGCAGCAAGCTATAGGAATGAACTCAGGAAATGGGAAGGGCTTTTAGGTAGGAGTTAG
- a CDS encoding TraR/DksA C4-type zinc finger protein has product MDEIRVRYSDKDLEEFKALIEEKIKKAQHDLELIRSSYMNTANNGTDDTAPTFKAFEEGSKVTSKEENTALAIRQEKFIRDLKNALIRIENKTYGICRVTGKLIDKRRLMAVPHATLSIEAKNMQ; this is encoded by the coding sequence ATGGACGAAATCAGAGTACGCTATTCCGACAAAGATTTAGAAGAGTTCAAAGCTCTTATCGAAGAAAAAATAAAAAAGGCTCAACACGACCTTGAGCTCATCCGAAGCTCGTATATGAACACCGCCAACAATGGCACCGACGACACTGCGCCTACCTTCAAAGCCTTTGAAGAAGGTTCTAAAGTCACTAGTAAAGAGGAAAATACAGCCCTTGCTATACGCCAAGAAAAGTTCATACGCGACCTCAAAAACGCCCTTATCCGTATCGAAAACAAAACCTACGGAATATGCCGCGTAACCGGTAAGTTAATTGATAAACGCCGACTAATGGCCGTACCTCACGCTACCCTAAGCATCGAAGCTAAAAATATGCAATAG
- a CDS encoding Crp/Fnr family transcriptional regulator: MELVAYLNAETHIPTETLSPLVHNLFVRQEVKKYDLLLKAKSHSQKLFYVEEGLLRAYYTKKKKDITHNFFMEKMFYLPVENIYYGQPSPFFLEALEESTVWVATFPEVERVVNEHQELERLMRLLLVSAIKSLTERLYTLKFQTAQERYNLLLKNYPQILLRAPLGHIASLLGITQQTLSVIRGNK, encoded by the coding sequence ATGGAATTAGTCGCGTATCTAAACGCCGAAACCCATATCCCTACAGAAACACTCTCCCCCTTGGTACACAATCTCTTTGTACGCCAAGAGGTAAAAAAATACGACCTACTACTAAAAGCAAAAAGCCACTCGCAAAAACTGTTTTATGTAGAGGAAGGATTGTTACGCGCCTATTACACCAAGAAAAAAAAAGACATCACCCATAATTTCTTTATGGAAAAGATGTTCTATTTACCAGTCGAAAACATTTATTATGGTCAGCCCTCACCCTTCTTTTTAGAAGCCTTAGAAGAAAGCACCGTATGGGTAGCCACTTTCCCCGAGGTAGAGCGCGTAGTCAATGAGCACCAAGAACTCGAGCGATTAATGCGCTTATTACTCGTTTCAGCTATCAAATCACTCACCGAACGACTCTACACTCTCAAATTTCAAACCGCCCAAGAACGTTATAATTTACTACTAAAAAACTATCCTCAAATTCTTCTTCGCGCCCCCTTAGGGCACATCGCCTCCCTTTTAGGAATCACCCAGCAAACCCTAAGCGTAATCCGAGGCAACAAATAA
- a CDS encoding sacsin N-terminal ATP-binding-like domain-containing protein — translation MSEAKEKAKKEAARIDMKQHANKLIQGFEKLNESDAKRAIWELLQNAVDVSENCEIIISITDKSLIFQHNGKPFTTTTLNSLIKQVSSKSFQNNDDEVGQYGTGFITTHSFGKKILLSGSLKKEKDYVCFDDFEIDRTAKDSDELIEKLIIQQEKAFDLIDINDAKEEPSKFTTFKYLATTNLEKENIEKVIDELNLALPYVMSLNDKLIKVTVIDKNKKETIFQKNREYFENTIKITPILINSIEQRIYSISDTENKLTVILPLENPNKAISFDPKLAKLFLYYPLIGTENFGFNFIVHSKLFAPTEPRDGIHLKSNNDQTQEKEANNKDILDLAFDIISNFIKEQCNEIDNIHLLSKINFNTNIPNNSILSVYFKELKEKWVNNFKSYPIVETNEEKKCPKDTFFFSEELLKDDAYFNSIYTIVNLFWKNKIPQKHIVKEWTKYITEWEDTTLNFIDITSIAKEIEKSKTLSFYEETKEDLKNFYTYLNKYNHTEIFNQYKILPNIKNDFCQQSQLKSCLYIDDVLIDIANVIIPDISKKFLAKDFKFELNLDSYERKDFVKDINAKIAENYKSENNFPLASETLSAMIKYCSIFPDTSKGIRADLLSIINDFFGLKQPIINIRNLSDDGSNWWLTALKCLLRNFIYELNKKNNEWIKSNFNFLTKLSESGAYTYSDFKDIISTFKIFPNQQFDLCTGTNLKIDNNISEKLKDLYDEIFKNNSDTPKYPIRNFLIHNDFKDFLPHKEEKTSESLGQEIESLLKIQDNTNINQSPYIKQILEIIKLISDNPEWKKYFPIIESKKASIMLDRISDSETKEDLFSIIGLKPDKISLLGKLSKKDNFEKIIELGTQLLEEEEYKKNDFLFKKTIGTHIEKLVREEIKVDLKTFEVKVQEEQGGQDITIKYKGEIIYYIEVKSRWDSRNSITMSSLQMERAVENQTKYSLCCVDMTNYKVGTEERYKVSDINEIFDRISILSNIGSKIEPILKGILSVKDKENEISISGDYRGVIPQTIIKEGKNLDSFIKMLIKKFL, via the coding sequence ATGAGTGAAGCAAAAGAAAAAGCAAAAAAGGAAGCTGCACGTATAGATATGAAGCAACATGCAAACAAACTTATTCAAGGTTTTGAAAAGTTAAATGAAAGTGATGCTAAAAGAGCTATCTGGGAGCTACTCCAAAATGCAGTTGATGTTTCTGAGAATTGTGAAATCATTATATCTATTACTGATAAATCTCTTATTTTTCAACATAATGGGAAACCCTTTACTACAACTACATTAAATAGTTTAATAAAACAAGTAAGTTCAAAAAGTTTTCAAAATAATGATGATGAAGTAGGACAATATGGAACAGGTTTTATAACTACACATTCTTTTGGAAAGAAAATATTACTATCAGGTTCTTTAAAAAAAGAGAAGGATTATGTCTGTTTTGATGATTTTGAAATAGATAGAACAGCAAAAGATTCTGACGAATTAATTGAAAAACTAATAATACAACAAGAAAAAGCTTTTGACTTAATTGATATAAATGATGCCAAAGAAGAACCATCTAAATTTACTACATTTAAATATTTAGCAACTACTAATTTAGAAAAAGAAAATATAGAAAAGGTAATTGATGAGCTAAACTTAGCGCTACCTTACGTAATGTCTTTGAATGACAAATTGATAAAAGTTACTGTAATTGATAAAAACAAAAAGGAAACGATATTCCAAAAAAACAGAGAATACTTTGAGAATACAATAAAAATTACTCCCATTCTGATTAATAGTATAGAACAAAGAATCTACTCTATATCTGATACAGAAAACAAACTAACAGTAATTCTCCCATTAGAAAATCCCAATAAAGCTATTTCTTTTGATCCGAAATTGGCTAAATTATTTCTATACTATCCTCTAATAGGTACAGAAAACTTTGGTTTTAATTTTATTGTTCATTCGAAACTATTTGCGCCAACAGAACCAAGAGATGGAATACATTTAAAAAGCAATAACGACCAAACACAGGAAAAAGAAGCCAATAACAAAGATATATTAGACTTAGCATTTGATATAATTAGCAATTTCATAAAAGAACAATGTAATGAAATAGACAACATACATTTATTATCAAAAATCAACTTCAACACCAATATACCTAATAACTCTATACTCTCTGTATATTTTAAAGAGCTAAAAGAAAAATGGGTAAATAATTTCAAATCTTATCCTATAGTAGAAACTAATGAAGAAAAAAAATGCCCTAAAGATACTTTTTTCTTTAGTGAAGAATTACTGAAAGATGACGCTTATTTCAATTCGATCTATACTATTGTTAATTTGTTTTGGAAAAATAAAATTCCTCAAAAGCACATTGTAAAAGAGTGGACAAAGTATATTACAGAATGGGAAGATACAACACTAAACTTCATAGACATTACTTCAATAGCCAAGGAGATTGAAAAATCTAAGACACTTAGTTTCTATGAAGAAACGAAAGAAGATTTAAAAAACTTCTATACATATTTAAATAAGTATAATCACACAGAGATTTTCAATCAATATAAAATACTACCCAATATCAAGAATGATTTTTGTCAGCAATCACAATTAAAATCGTGCTTATACATTGATGATGTATTAATAGATATTGCTAATGTTATAATCCCTGATATATCAAAAAAATTCTTAGCAAAAGATTTTAAATTCGAACTCAATTTAGATTCGTATGAACGAAAAGATTTTGTAAAAGATATAAATGCTAAAATTGCTGAAAACTACAAATCAGAAAACAATTTTCCGTTAGCTTCTGAAACTTTAAGTGCTATGATAAAATATTGTTCTATTTTCCCTGATACATCAAAAGGGATACGGGCAGATTTACTATCTATTATAAATGATTTTTTTGGCTTAAAGCAACCTATTATAAATATTAGAAATCTTTCTGATGATGGTTCTAACTGGTGGCTAACAGCTCTAAAATGTTTACTACGCAATTTTATATACGAGTTAAATAAAAAAAATAATGAGTGGATAAAATCAAATTTTAACTTTCTAACTAAGTTATCTGAGTCTGGCGCATATACTTATTCTGATTTTAAAGATATTATTTCCACTTTTAAAATATTTCCTAATCAGCAATTTGATTTATGCACAGGAACTAACTTGAAAATTGATAATAATATATCTGAAAAACTAAAAGACTTATATGACGAGATCTTTAAGAATAATTCTGATACACCTAAATATCCCATTAGAAATTTTTTAATACATAATGACTTTAAAGATTTTCTACCTCATAAAGAAGAAAAAACTTCTGAAAGTTTGGGTCAAGAAATAGAAAGTTTACTCAAGATACAAGATAATACTAATATTAATCAATCACCTTATATTAAACAGATCTTAGAAATTATAAAACTCATTTCAGATAATCCCGAATGGAAAAAATATTTCCCTATTATTGAAAGCAAAAAAGCTTCAATAATGTTAGATCGTATTTCAGATAGTGAAACAAAAGAAGATTTATTCTCTATCATAGGATTAAAACCAGATAAAATATCTCTATTAGGTAAATTATCTAAAAAAGATAATTTTGAAAAAATAATTGAATTAGGCACTCAATTATTAGAAGAAGAAGAGTATAAAAAAAATGACTTTCTATTTAAAAAAACAATAGGAACACATATAGAAAAATTAGTAAGAGAAGAAATTAAAGTTGATTTAAAAACATTTGAAGTAAAGGTACAAGAAGAGCAAGGTGGTCAAGATATTACTATAAAATACAAAGGTGAGATTATCTACTATATTGAAGTAAAATCTCGTTGGGATAGTAGAAATTCAATCACTATGAGTTCTTTACAAATGGAAAGAGCTGTTGAAAATCAAACAAAATATTCTCTTTGTTGTGTAGATATGACTAATTATAAAGTTGGCACAGAAGAAAGATATAAGGTTTCTGATATAAATGAGATATTTGATAGAATTTCTATCCTTTCTAATATTGGTAGTAAAATAGAACCTATTTTAAAGGGAATATTATCCGTAAAAGATAAAGAAAATGAAATCTCTATCTCTGGAGATTATAGAGGCGTTATTCCTCAAACAATAATTAAAGAAGGGAAAAATTTAGATTCTTTTATTAAAATGTTGATAAAAAAATTCTTGTAA